In Bacillota bacterium, a single window of DNA contains:
- a CDS encoding FHA domain-containing protein translates to MTTYLESYLYITAGVVLILISVFFVAFLYVKSTKQKKGEEVRDIDKTITKIQKAAGGSKGLLGSGPCLPSQPSHGGSTSNKRTPAPNETTALLDDSGESQLLVFDREYFPVLRVNRSDREEIIYVDKPDFYIGRNEAVVDYCETGSPYISRVHAKVIFRKDTYFLVDLDSKGGTYLNGEKLVSEKPYPLCFGDKIQLADIEYVFDSEPSKTVEQER, encoded by the coding sequence ATGACGACTTATTTGGAATCCTATCTGTATATTACTGCCGGAGTTGTACTGATCCTTATCAGTGTATTTTTTGTGGCTTTTCTTTATGTCAAGTCGACCAAACAAAAAAAGGGGGAAGAAGTTCGGGATATAGATAAAACAATTACCAAGATTCAGAAAGCAGCCGGCGGTTCGAAGGGGTTACTCGGGAGCGGGCCTTGCCTTCCGTCGCAGCCGTCTCACGGGGGTAGCACCTCTAATAAACGCACTCCTGCACCAAACGAGACGACTGCGCTGCTGGATGACTCGGGTGAATCGCAACTTTTAGTTTTTGATCGAGAGTATTTTCCCGTCCTGCGAGTTAACAGATCCGACCGCGAAGAGATTATCTATGTAGACAAGCCTGATTTTTATATTGGAAGAAACGAGGCGGTCGTTGATTATTGCGAAACCGGCAGTCCTTATATTTCAAGGGTACACGCTAAAGTCATTTTTCGAAAAGACACCTATTTCCTTGTGGATCTCGATTCGAAAGGCGGTACCTATCTTAACGGCGAAAAGCTGGTCAGCGAGAAGCCGTATCCGTTATGTTTTGGAGACAAGATCCAATTGGCAGACATAGAGTATGTTTTTGACAGTGAACCGTCTAAAACAGTAGAGCAAGAGAGGTAA
- a CDS encoding FHA domain-containing protein, with translation MTDRVIVTVQRQGEREVRDLEIPADVPSGQLAKMIARALSWDARPEGQQPSYKIEAYPPGRILLLQESLAEAGVWDGAWLVIRTDGPSPSASPTPVASIPPASLTSFPAYSGPPVSDGNDQTEVIDESGMTMVFDQQVTAVLKVWRGEQPEIIPINKPEFYIGRNPNTVDYCEAANRNIGRVHAKIVFVNGVYYVVDMESKNGTFLNGERLLSNRPYPLKFGDKVRLANVEYLFDQT, from the coding sequence ATGACTGATCGTGTTATTGTAACCGTTCAGCGGCAGGGTGAGAGAGAAGTCCGCGACCTTGAGATACCGGCAGATGTCCCCTCGGGACAGCTTGCTAAGATGATTGCCCGCGCTCTTTCCTGGGATGCACGTCCGGAGGGTCAACAGCCGTCCTATAAGATAGAAGCCTACCCGCCGGGCCGAATCCTGTTACTGCAAGAAAGTCTTGCCGAGGCAGGTGTCTGGGATGGCGCCTGGTTGGTGATCCGGACGGACGGTCCTTCGCCGTCGGCTTCACCAACGCCTGTTGCATCCATACCGCCGGCGTCCTTGACGTCTTTTCCGGCATACTCTGGTCCGCCCGTATCTGACGGTAACGATCAAACTGAAGTGATAGACGAATCCGGCATGACCATGGTTTTTGACCAGCAAGTCACTGCTGTATTGAAGGTTTGGCGGGGTGAACAACCTGAGATAATTCCCATAAATAAGCCGGAATTTTATATTGGCAGAAACCCTAACACTGTCGATTATTGCGAAGCCGCAAACAGGAACATCGGAAGGGTCCATGCCAAAATAGTATTCGTAAACGGGGTTTATTACGTCGTTGACATGGAATCGAAAAACGGAACCTTTCTTAATGGGGAAAGGCTTCTCAGCAATAGACCATACCCGTTAAAATTCGGGGATAAGGTTAGATTGGCAAATGTAGAATACCTTTTTGACCAAACCTAA
- a CDS encoding protein kinase — protein MLKIGEIVFDKYRVLKLLGQGGMGRVYLAENINVGNLWAIKEINYSTGSPVDLLAEPDILKRLKHPHMPRIVDVIRTNCCIYIVEDYFEGQNLRELLKNRQVCNEANVVKWARQLAEILIYLHGLKPSPIIYRDLKPSNIIIDENNDLKLVDFGIAREFSKESDKSKLGSRGYAAPEQYRGIYDEQTDIYGFGATFYHILTGTKYDPEKPVSLKEIKPGCSEGIAFIIGKCLKSEPKMRYSSAAELYRDLKLIHKFNREYKKSRLKRWFAIAGIIGSFLIGAFTVRLGIEQRELTNEKLFQDKIAEGDNLCAKGRYDQAEKAFYEALKYKNDVDVYYNLAAMYLQKNEPEKVVELLLEKIENGIIKKDAVSYHLLGCAYFALNDYEKAAFYYQISIQTDPFSLGDNCLLAMRDLAVSYGRLGRYEEAENLLKTIEKKQGSTNHVVSYILGELNMAKKNYSEALKYFQLAQAADPKNIRYKLSTAGLYNAMGMEVLSPEEKGEKLKHAIEVLKEAQVIDPLNIQVLNDYGKYSFELGQLYQSIGNGSSVAMYQQALLAFNKLRDIGIANVNTFLNLGIINDKLGNYEVAEKSFQEALRLDEGDSHTNFVYALFKINHKEYTAAYKYLQKTVDLNKNSEEVAVARMKINELREKGWI, from the coding sequence GTGCTAAAGATAGGTGAAATCGTTTTTGATAAATACCGGGTTCTCAAACTGCTCGGCCAGGGGGGGATGGGGAGGGTCTACCTGGCGGAAAATATTAACGTCGGCAACCTATGGGCCATCAAGGAGATTAATTATTCCACCGGCAGTCCTGTAGACCTGCTTGCTGAGCCTGATATATTAAAACGTTTAAAACACCCCCATATGCCGAGAATTGTCGATGTGATCCGGACGAATTGCTGCATTTACATCGTCGAGGATTATTTTGAGGGGCAAAATCTGCGGGAACTGCTGAAGAACAGGCAGGTATGCAACGAAGCAAATGTTGTCAAGTGGGCGAGGCAGTTGGCAGAGATCTTGATTTACCTGCACGGCTTAAAGCCTTCACCCATTATTTATAGAGATCTCAAGCCAAGCAATATCATTATCGATGAAAATAACGATTTGAAACTGGTTGATTTTGGCATCGCCAGGGAATTTTCTAAGGAATCCGATAAAAGTAAACTTGGTTCCAGGGGGTATGCAGCACCGGAGCAATACCGCGGGATTTACGACGAGCAGACGGATATTTACGGTTTTGGGGCAACGTTCTATCATATCTTGACAGGTACAAAATATGATCCAGAAAAACCGGTTAGCTTAAAAGAGATAAAACCAGGTTGCTCTGAAGGTATCGCATTTATAATCGGCAAGTGTTTAAAGTCAGAACCAAAAATGAGATACAGCAGTGCCGCGGAATTATACAGGGATCTGAAACTTATCCATAAATTTAACAGGGAATATAAAAAAAGCAGGTTAAAACGCTGGTTTGCCATTGCCGGAATCATCGGATCCTTCTTGATCGGCGCTTTTACTGTCAGGTTGGGTATTGAGCAAAGGGAACTGACAAACGAAAAGCTTTTTCAGGATAAAATTGCGGAGGGCGATAATCTCTGTGCCAAGGGGAGATACGATCAAGCCGAAAAAGCTTTTTACGAAGCATTAAAATATAAGAACGACGTGGATGTTTATTATAACCTGGCAGCAATGTATTTGCAGAAAAACGAACCCGAAAAGGTTGTTGAGCTGCTGCTTGAAAAGATTGAAAATGGTATTATCAAGAAAGATGCTGTTTCTTATCACTTGCTTGGTTGCGCCTATTTTGCGTTAAATGACTACGAAAAGGCGGCCTTCTATTACCAGATATCTATTCAGACGGACCCCTTTTCCCTGGGAGATAATTGTCTATTAGCCATGCGTGATCTGGCGGTAAGTTACGGCCGCCTGGGGAGATACGAGGAGGCGGAAAATCTCCTAAAGACCATTGAAAAGAAGCAAGGTTCTACCAACCATGTTGTGAGCTACATTCTGGGAGAGCTCAACATGGCAAAAAAGAATTATTCCGAAGCCTTAAAATATTTTCAGCTTGCCCAGGCCGCTGATCCAAAAAATATTAGATATAAACTGAGCACTGCCGGACTTTACAATGCAATGGGCATGGAGGTTTTATCACCGGAGGAAAAAGGTGAGAAATTAAAACATGCCATAGAGGTCTTGAAGGAAGCCCAGGTAATAGACCCCTTAAATATTCAAGTCCTGAACGACTATGGTAAGTATAGTTTTGAGTTGGGCCAACTTTACCAATCTATAGGCAACGGGAGTTCTGTTGCCATGTACCAGCAGGCACTGCTGGCCTTCAATAAACTGAGGGACATCGGGATCGCCAATGTTAATACCTTTCTTAACCTTGGTATTATAAACGATAAGCTCGGAAACTATGAAGTTGCGGAGAAATCTTTTCAAGAGGCGTTGCGGCTTGACGAGGGGGATTCACATACCAATTTTGTTTATGCCTTATTCAAAATTAACCACAAGGAGTATACGGCTGCCTATAAATACCTGCAAAAAACAGTGGATTTGAATAAAAACAGTGAGGAAGTAGCCGTTGCCAGAATGAAGATCAATGAACTTCGAGAAAAAGGCTGGATATAG
- a CDS encoding glycoside hydrolase family protein: protein MVKILVKPESLMALSSQLQRTAGDVRALESRLSNVLASLDWEVRHKAGIDSKWHSARSSARTVAQRLEDMARYLNTKARAFQDTDRQGVGGMDKIIGAYVTAVREWIMSPYGRINSYPQRIIDDLLRLGLLGALVAVPTATVFALPALIPAIVNSIKPLLPISPSIKPLEKPSQKPPQKPPVQPPQKPPEKPPVKPPVSVETGKPGAMKASDKLVSFIANYESFSATPYRGADSQNRTIGYGHVIKPGENYERLTEEQARELLKKDIEHFVDKVNALTKDISLTQQQFDALVDFAYNCGEGALARSTLLKDIKGGVATDEKLKADFEAWCKCNGKTLLGLWRRRIDEWEMWKSGDYARNYYKR from the coding sequence GTGGTGAAGATTCTAGTCAAACCTGAATCCCTAATGGCACTTAGTTCTCAGTTACAACGTACAGCCGGCGACGTGCGGGCGTTAGAAAGTAGATTAAGCAATGTTTTGGCGAGCCTTGATTGGGAGGTGCGCCATAAGGCCGGCATAGATTCCAAATGGCATAGCGCCCGCAGTTCCGCCCGCACAGTAGCCCAGCGGTTGGAGGATATGGCACGGTATCTTAACACCAAGGCCCGGGCGTTTCAGGACACGGACCGGCAAGGCGTCGGCGGGATGGATAAGATAATAGGGGCCTATGTCACGGCAGTAAGAGAATGGATAATGTCGCCCTATGGAAGGATAAACAGTTATCCCCAGAGGATTATTGACGACCTCTTGCGTTTGGGCTTGTTAGGGGCTCTTGTCGCTGTACCGACGGCTACAGTTTTTGCCCTTCCAGCGTTGATACCGGCAATAGTGAATAGTATTAAGCCTTTGCTTCCGATTTCGCCTTCTATTAAGCCACTCGAAAAGCCGTCCCAAAAGCCACCTCAAAAGCCGCCTGTGCAACCGCCTCAGAAACCACCCGAAAAGCCGCCTGTGAAACCGCCAGTGAGCGTTGAAACGGGTAAACCGGGAGCTATGAAGGCAAGTGATAAGCTCGTTAGTTTTATAGCCAATTATGAAAGCTTTTCTGCAACCCCATATAGGGGAGCAGATTCGCAAAACCGTACTATTGGATATGGACACGTAATAAAACCAGGCGAAAACTATGAAAGACTTACAGAAGAGCAAGCAAGAGAATTATTGAAAAAAGATATAGAGCATTTCGTTGACAAGGTTAATGCGTTAACAAAAGATATCTCTTTAACTCAGCAACAGTTTGATGCTTTGGTGGATTTTGCTTATAATTGTGGCGAAGGAGCTTTAGCACGTTCAACGCTGTTAAAAGATATTAAAGGTGGAGTGGCTACAGATGAGAAATTAAAGGCTGATTTTGAAGCTTGGTGTAAGTGCAATGGGAAGACCCTTTTAGGTCTATGGCGAAGAAGGATAGATGAATGGGAAATGTGGAAAAGCGGAGATTATGCAAGGAATTATTATAAGCGTTAA
- a CDS encoding Stp1/IreP family PP2C-type Ser/Thr phosphatase, protein MNAISFSVNGLTDCGLNRKNNEDNYLIEEGKGAHNANQLLCAVADGMGGKEYGELASALATEALRKEFRLMVRKPAAGLDITKWLQDTVQKANLKLLEQASRIKARDAIGSTLVTVLITDQKAFIANVGDSRAYLLRNNELYQITRDHSLVSIMVEKEIIKPEEIYTYPRRGELMRYLGQERDVKADIFELELIGGDTLLLCSDGLWAMVKDQEMRSILTMSLNPKDACKKLVEAANRAGGEDNITVIIVRIQQREKQLSVKNLLSNFIGKKEK, encoded by the coding sequence ATGAATGCCATTTCGTTTTCCGTTAACGGCCTAACTGACTGTGGCCTTAACAGAAAGAACAACGAAGATAATTATTTGATTGAAGAAGGCAAAGGTGCGCATAATGCCAACCAACTGCTTTGTGCCGTAGCTGACGGCATGGGAGGTAAAGAGTACGGGGAACTGGCAAGCGCCCTAGCCACAGAAGCCTTGCGAAAAGAATTCAGGCTCATGGTCAGGAAACCGGCGGCCGGTCTAGATATAACAAAATGGCTACAGGATACAGTCCAAAAGGCTAACCTAAAGTTGCTGGAGCAGGCTTCCAGAATAAAAGCCAGGGACGCCATTGGTTCCACTTTAGTAACTGTGTTAATCACTGATCAGAAGGCCTTTATAGCCAATGTAGGAGACAGCCGGGCCTACCTCTTACGTAACAATGAACTCTACCAGATCACCAGAGACCACTCCCTGGTCAGCATCATGGTTGAAAAAGAAATAATCAAACCCGAAGAAATCTATACCTATCCCCGTCGTGGAGAGCTCATGCGATATTTAGGCCAGGAAAGGGATGTAAAAGCCGATATCTTTGAACTTGAGTTAATTGGCGGGGATACTCTCTTGCTTTGTTCAGACGGCCTCTGGGCGATGGTCAAAGATCAAGAAATGCGTTCAATACTTACAATGTCCCTTAATCCCAAAGATGCTTGCAAAAAGTTAGTCGAAGCAGCCAACAGGGCCGGTGGAGAAGACAATATAACCGTAATAATTGTGAGGATACAGCAAAGAGAAAAGCAATTATCTGTCAAGAATTTATTGAGCAACTTCATTGGAAAGAAAGAAAAGTAA
- a CDS encoding Stp1/IreP family PP2C-type Ser/Thr phosphatase produces MFKCKVSVGILSDPGRKRKNNEDSCLVYEPKDKLTCRTMGRLYAVADGIGGLAAGEIASRVAVERLKDYYYAAGQSNPPQQALQQAVLAAHESIRRQASTTPKFAGMGSTLTAAAVIDQEVYIAHVGDSRAYLIRDNKIALLTSDHTVVAGLVQKGEITPEQAKTHPQRHKLNRSLGGRKQPDVDLITCSLNIGDTLVLCSDGLHDLVSDREIKNIVTSIRNPQRAAELLIKLANERGGRDNITVILIKISGSVKLLQAAVIVLFLTLIICGGWFYFNRDLKKERIHETLSKLCTKVNSFGRNLITNVSSNS; encoded by the coding sequence TTGTTTAAATGCAAGGTAAGTGTAGGTATCCTAAGTGACCCCGGCCGGAAACGAAAAAACAACGAGGATAGCTGCCTGGTTTACGAGCCCAAGGATAAGCTGACTTGCAGGACTATGGGGAGGCTTTATGCGGTTGCCGATGGCATCGGCGGGCTGGCGGCAGGGGAAATAGCCAGCCGGGTGGCTGTTGAGAGGTTAAAAGATTATTATTATGCCGCCGGGCAATCAAATCCCCCGCAACAGGCCCTCCAGCAAGCAGTTCTAGCAGCGCACGAGAGTATTCGCCGGCAGGCCTCAACTACCCCCAAATTTGCCGGTATGGGTTCCACTCTGACGGCAGCAGCAGTAATAGATCAAGAAGTCTATATTGCACATGTAGGCGACAGCCGGGCATACCTTATCCGGGACAACAAGATTGCCCTGCTAACCAGTGACCATACTGTTGTTGCCGGCCTGGTGCAAAAGGGGGAAATAACCCCCGAACAGGCAAAAACACACCCGCAGCGGCATAAGCTCAACAGGTCACTGGGCGGACGCAAGCAGCCGGATGTGGATCTGATTACCTGTTCTCTCAACATCGGGGATACTTTGGTACTGTGCAGTGACGGCCTGCATGATCTTGTAAGTGACAGGGAAATAAAAAACATCGTAACATCAATCCGAAATCCACAAAGGGCAGCCGAACTTCTGATTAAACTGGCCAACGAAAGAGGCGGGCGGGATAATATAACAGTAATTCTGATTAAAATAAGTGGCTCTGTAAAATTGTTACAAGCGGCAGTTATAGTTTTATTTCTTACTTTAATAATTTGCGGCGGCTGGTTTTATTTTAACCGGGACCTGAAAAAAGAGAGAATACATGAAACACTATCAAAATTATGTACAAAAGTTAATTCTTTCGGACGAAATTTAATAACAAATGTCAGTTCAAACAGTTAA
- a CDS encoding D-alanyl-D-alanine carboxypeptidase family protein, whose translation MQTSTGEVFYMPRIMVKPESLRALGSQLQQVAGDVQAIEARLSSVMAGLDWEVRSKANIDSRWYSARSLARSTAQRADAMARFLIRKAQAFEDADRQGAGMVVQTGTTFVAAIREWVQSPFGKTNSFSWQKIDNIIKLGLLGAVGLAFPAVGIFALPAVGTGILKAVVPGLRPSIPTASGLAPQPPSEPAGSGQVAGAVIPGAGTTPSALNTIVSIPPNADNATKAQIYLVSMGFDIGKDKNGSPLIDGKWGTRSTTATLIFQYSMGLKVTGKADEATLKAIEQVIESGKVTDDVVREFVPTPTGLGKGGGSIEVEYRKLEPKETVTINGCPLHPDAAVAWAYMVTEARKDGIESPLLLPESGYRSIEKQKELYNDEVNKWLAKGLSLEEARKMARKWVATPGNSEHHTGMAVDLDMSLSSCKENAAQLKMTREYQWLRDNAKKYGFYNYEAEPWHWVYNPPSK comes from the coding sequence TTGCAAACATCAACCGGTGAGGTGTTTTATATGCCACGTATTATGGTCAAGCCCGAATCCCTTCGGGCACTTGGCTCCCAGTTGCAACAGGTTGCCGGTGACGTGCAAGCTATAGAAGCACGGTTAAGCAGTGTTATGGCCGGGCTTGATTGGGAGGTGCGGAGCAAGGCTAACATTGACAGCCGGTGGTACAGCGCTCGCAGCCTGGCTCGAAGTACAGCTCAGCGCGCCGACGCCATGGCACGGTTTCTAATTCGCAAGGCTCAGGCATTCGAAGATGCCGACCGCCAGGGCGCAGGTATGGTAGTACAGACCGGGACAACTTTCGTTGCAGCCATCCGGGAATGGGTGCAGAGCCCTTTTGGAAAAACTAATAGCTTTTCTTGGCAAAAAATAGATAATATAATTAAACTGGGCCTTTTAGGTGCGGTAGGTTTGGCGTTTCCTGCCGTTGGCATCTTTGCGCTGCCTGCTGTAGGGACAGGAATCCTGAAGGCCGTAGTTCCGGGATTGAGACCCTCCATCCCGACGGCATCGGGTTTAGCGCCGCAACCGCCTTCCGAACCGGCTGGAAGCGGTCAGGTTGCCGGTGCCGTTATTCCGGGTGCTGGCACGACGCCGTCTGCTCTCAATACAATTGTTTCTATACCCCCGAATGCCGATAATGCAACTAAAGCACAAATCTACCTGGTATCAATGGGTTTCGACATTGGTAAAGACAAGAATGGGAGCCCTTTGATAGATGGGAAATGGGGGACTAGATCCACCACGGCTACATTGATCTTTCAGTATAGCATGGGGCTTAAAGTAACGGGGAAAGCCGACGAGGCAACGCTTAAGGCAATAGAACAGGTGATAGAGTCAGGCAAAGTGACTGATGATGTCGTTCGAGAGTTTGTCCCGACTCCCACCGGTCTCGGCAAGGGTGGTGGATCAATTGAAGTGGAATACAGAAAGTTGGAACCAAAAGAAACTGTAACAATTAATGGATGCCCTCTTCATCCTGATGCAGCGGTAGCCTGGGCTTACATGGTTACAGAGGCGCGTAAAGATGGTATCGAGTCCCCGTTACTCCTGCCCGAATCAGGATATCGCTCTATTGAAAAACAGAAAGAATTATATAATGACGAGGTAAATAAATGGCTGGCTAAAGGATTAAGCTTAGAAGAAGCAAGGAAAATGGCTAGAAAATGGGTTGCAACACCAGGCAATTCTGAACATCATACTGGAATGGCGGTCGATTTGGACATGAGTCTGTCTTCCTGCAAGGAGAATGCCGCCCAATTAAAAATGACCCGGGAGTATCAATGGCTTAGGGACAATGCTAAGAAGTATGGGTTTTATAACTATGAAGCGGAACCTTGGCATTGGGTATACAACCCTCCATCCAAATAG
- a CDS encoding protein kinase: protein MPYCSYCGTKNPDDNDFCSKCGSSLTGGTGQLNPDTVLEGRYVIVKTLGRGGMGAVYLALDQRLNNIPVAIKEMSTNAVGHGKLQAAIAAFKKEATMLISLRHPALPRITDFFARGKDRWYLVMDYIEGETLRAVVQRRGPIPQKEVLDWANQLCSILDYLHSQQPPVIFRDLKPANIMLTPDGKIKLIDFGIARHFRPGLTSDTIAYGSSGFAPPEQYGENQTDPRSDIYALGATLHYLLTGIDPGKNPFSFEPPGKFAQVSAGLESAIMRALELKPENRPANIKEMLAVITGENESNTGTSETTSLLPEAGTGTGETLDTLPDLVEEQIETTEMLDEPAQELDEPTELIAEEESENEAEVQPEVTETLYIDNTNQEMNNAPGLSQPIPFHPKDQTPVESKVKPACEFPVAQPTINNKIKWVAAIAGIVIMLSVGWYGMQHFKYKYHVYKYHIALEAQDTPKAQVTPEKVKETMAIIRNRLNALGVSEPIVQMQGINRIIIEIAGVSDPDEALDISIKTAYLEFKTEDGKTVLTGKYLQDARAQLNPNTNQPELAVKFNKEGTRIFERVTTANVNKRIAIYLDNYLLTDPVVSEPITTGDAVICGEYKTLEEAQHDAVLLRFGALPVKLEVIEKKIVGPA, encoded by the coding sequence GTGCCCTACTGTTCATATTGCGGCACTAAAAACCCGGATGATAATGATTTCTGTTCCAAGTGCGGGAGTAGCTTGACCGGTGGAACCGGCCAGCTTAATCCTGATACCGTCCTGGAGGGGCGCTATGTTATAGTCAAAACCCTTGGCCGCGGCGGCATGGGGGCGGTCTACCTGGCCTTAGACCAGAGACTCAATAACATTCCCGTGGCCATCAAAGAAATGAGCACCAACGCTGTAGGACATGGAAAATTACAGGCAGCAATTGCAGCCTTTAAAAAAGAGGCCACCATGCTTATCAGCCTGAGGCATCCGGCCTTGCCCCGGATCACCGACTTCTTTGCGAGAGGTAAGGACCGCTGGTACCTGGTCATGGACTATATCGAAGGGGAGACATTAAGGGCCGTTGTTCAAAGGCGCGGCCCCATACCCCAGAAAGAAGTCCTCGACTGGGCAAACCAGCTTTGCTCGATTCTTGACTACCTGCACAGCCAGCAGCCACCTGTAATTTTCCGTGACCTAAAACCGGCCAACATCATGCTCACCCCCGATGGAAAAATCAAACTCATAGACTTTGGCATCGCCCGCCACTTCCGACCCGGCTTAACATCGGACACCATCGCCTACGGCTCTTCAGGCTTCGCTCCCCCTGAACAGTACGGAGAAAACCAGACCGATCCCAGGTCTGATATCTATGCCTTAGGAGCTACCCTACACTACTTACTAACAGGAATTGATCCGGGGAAGAACCCGTTCTCATTTGAACCGCCCGGTAAGTTCGCACAAGTATCAGCCGGGTTGGAATCAGCAATTATGAGAGCATTAGAACTTAAACCTGAGAACAGGCCTGCTAATATCAAAGAGATGCTGGCGGTAATAACTGGAGAAAATGAAAGTAATACAGGTACTTCAGAAACAACATCCTTATTACCAGAGGCTGGCACCGGCACCGGGGAGACACTGGATACACTTCCGGATCTGGTTGAAGAGCAAATTGAAACAACAGAGATGCTGGATGAACCGGCACAGGAATTAGATGAACCAACAGAATTGATAGCGGAAGAGGAATCTGAAAATGAAGCAGAGGTACAACCTGAAGTCACCGAAACACTTTATATCGATAATACAAATCAGGAAATGAACAATGCACCCGGTTTATCCCAACCAATTCCTTTTCATCCCAAAGATCAAACTCCGGTGGAATCAAAAGTAAAACCAGCGTGTGAATTTCCGGTAGCTCAGCCAACCATTAACAATAAAATCAAATGGGTTGCTGCTATTGCAGGTATAGTGATAATGCTTTCTGTCGGATGGTATGGAATGCAACACTTCAAATACAAATATCACGTTTACAAATATCACATAGCCCTGGAAGCCCAGGATACTCCAAAAGCTCAGGTAACTCCTGAGAAAGTAAAAGAGACTATGGCAATTATTAGAAACAGGCTTAATGCTCTTGGTGTATCCGAGCCAATTGTTCAGATGCAGGGCATAAACCGGATCATTATTGAAATTGCAGGGGTTAGCGACCCAGATGAAGCTTTAGATATTTCGATAAAAACAGCTTACCTTGAATTTAAGACAGAAGACGGTAAAACCGTTCTGACCGGCAAATACCTGCAGGACGCCCGGGCTCAGTTGAATCCCAATACTAACCAACCGGAACTCGCTGTTAAGTTCAACAAAGAGGGTACCAGAATTTTCGAACGGGTAACTACAGCTAATGTTAACAAGAGAATTGCTATTTATCTCGATAATTACCTATTAACAGATCCGGTTGTTAGTGAGCCGATAACCACGGGGGATGCCGTGATTTGCGGCGAGTACAAGACGTTGGAAGAGGCCCAGCATGACGCGGTGCTACTGCGCTTCGGAGCCCTTCCGGTGAAATTGGAGGTTATAGAGAAGAAGATTGTGGGGCCGGCTTGA